Part of the Falco cherrug isolate bFalChe1 chromosome 6, bFalChe1.pri, whole genome shotgun sequence genome is shown below.
CTGTGTGCATCAACTATTTTAGGATATAATGTTTAACTGGCAAGGTGATAAGAGGTATATGAAACTGAGGAACATAGTGAGCGATTGTTAAAGCTGGTGgtaggaaaaacattttcatattccttctgctgtccttcctctgggtttgttttttgggttaGTTTGATTAAAGTTCTAAATTGTTCTAACGCAGGCTAAAATACTTAATACAGTTCCAAAGGCAGTTCTGTGTAATTCATGGGGCGGGTGGGGTATTAAGTGCATtgttaaatgaagaaattaatcaCCTCATCACTTACTTTCTAGAACAAATCTAAAGTTAAAGGAGGAGACGAAGTCTGAAAAGAAGCCAGGTTTTTGGGACAGTTTGGTGATAAAGCAGAATGTCCCATCTAGGAAACCAGATGAGATTGAGGGATGGGAACCACCGCAGATTACCACTGCTGACTCTACCAGTGATGCAGCAACTACTTTAAATGACTATACAGCCTGGTCAGGCTGGGAAGATGAAACCAAAGGCTCCACAAAATACACAAACCTGGCCAGCTCAGGAAACAGTTCCAGGTGGAGTATCAAATCAGCTGGAAAGCTGGTTAGTATTAGACGTCAAAGCAAAGGTAACCTTACTGACAACTGGGAAGAACTAGAATGATACTAGTAATGTGAAATGCTTTATAGATAAGAAGAGAAAGGTTCCATGATTTACTTGTATGGTTAAACCAAAATCAAATCTGCTCAATATTGCACCTTTATACAGTACTTTGTTTTATTCAGATTGTTACAAATTTTTGCTCATCTGATAGTAAATTTTCCTATTACATTGTTAAATAGCTATGTTTTCcacacttaaagaaaaaacagagaatcTATTTTGTGCCTATATTTCACATTCAGACTCTGCAGTATGTTGGATTGTTGGTTTTaccaaaaaaatgtaattccttAGTGAATGTATACACTGGTTGTAAATTTGACTGCCTTATGTAGGAACTTCCACTAGCTTGAggtcctgggtttttttctggtgtttgagGGTCACTCAAAATTTTAGTTTTGATGCTGTCCCTTTTTAACTAAGAATACTGATATGTCGCTTGCAGGGAGAATGCTTATACTTAGTAGACTGTTTTCCAAATCTTCAGCCTCAGCATATGCTTCAGCTTGTGCAAACAAGATGCTCAACTGTCACAATGTGCTATACTGCGTATGAAATAGGAAAATACTATTCTAATGTAACTCCTTCCGCCACAGGATCTTCACCAATAGTCAGGTCAAATGGGTCTTCCAgagtttgttggggtttttgtttggttttttttttaacatatgtaTATATTGAACATTGTTTGACAAAGCTAAGCTTCTCACTTTTTAAGACACGTGTtatgccaaaaataaaaatgattgaAAATTTGGAAAGCAGCAGTTAGTAGAGTATAAGATGATCTCTATATTCAGTACCCATAGTGCTGAATCTAGGGATAAGTTGCTTCTTATGGAAGGgcatacattttcattttttacagtaGCCGATCCTTGTTCTATAAACAACTTTTTTGTCTTGTACTGTGTtgttccttcccctcctgccccataAGCAGTGATTGAATTACACTCCCGCATTTTCAGGGTAACTGAGTAACTGAGCCATTGCAAGTATGTGCATGCATACAACTTCTGAAGCATTGTTGTTAT
Proteins encoded:
- the TDRP gene encoding testis development-related protein isoform X2, which translates into the protein MWKLNKSSKVLLDDSPEEEETRPHGPPPAAACAAAAFAAPQVQGASFRGWKEVTSMFNKDDEQQLLAECKSPKSKGTNLKLKEETKSEKKPGFWDSLVIKQNVPSRKPDEIEGWEPPQITTADSTSDAATTLNDYTAWSGWEDETKGSTKYTNLASSGNSSRWSIKSAGKLVSIRRQSKGNLTDNWEELE
- the TDRP gene encoding testis development-related protein isoform X1 — protein: MWKLNKSSKVLLDDSPEEEETRPHGPPPAAACAAAAFAAPQNKDQLLHDEVSSSVSQLATKVQGASFRGWKEVTSMFNKDDEQQLLAECKSPKSKGTNLKLKEETKSEKKPGFWDSLVIKQNVPSRKPDEIEGWEPPQITTADSTSDAATTLNDYTAWSGWEDETKGSTKYTNLASSGNSSRWSIKSAGKLVSIRRQSKGNLTDNWEELE